Proteins from a single region of Apium graveolens cultivar Ventura chromosome 7, ASM990537v1, whole genome shotgun sequence:
- the LOC141671888 gene encoding pre-mRNA-processing factor 39-1 isoform X1 encodes MGDSDTVVTQTSASTMAYTSTEYALTDAVTSDAGDVPSNKGIGDMEVSNDATMVDNTSENTQNPTDENANDANHNLAKEEVPTTTNDVSENAATSASESVVTSQVSAYTSLNGIDTTESKSVVSADNGENGTTSISDAPALSAEEERLWSIVRANSLEFDAWTALIEETEKVAEGHIAKIRKVYDAFLAEFPLCYGYWKKYADHEEHMGSSDKVVEVYERAVQGVTYSVDMWLHYCVFAINTYGDPDTIRRLFERGLVYVGSDFLSYTLWDKYIEYEYTQQEWSRLAMIYTRILENPNQQLDRYFTSFRELVAHRPLSELRTAEETAAASAAAAVGGPGHEVEGEVHPNSMESPKSVNAGITGAEELEKYITVREEMYNKAREFQSKIIGFETAIKRPYFHVRPLNPVELENWNNYLDFIEAEDDFQKVVKLYERCLIACANYPEYWIRYILDMEARGSIDLAENALARATQVFVKRRPEIHLFAARSREHSGDIPGARAAYQLVHAEISPGLLEAIVRHANMEHRLGNVEDACSLYEQAIAIEKGKEHSQTLPQLFAQYSRFVYLVCGKTDKAREILEQALESCQPSKSLLEAIIHFETIQSTPKRIEFLDPLINKFIAPNPDNPGAASFIDREEVSSIFLEFLDNFGDAHSVKKAEDRHAKLFLVQKNASESKKRHADDILQSEKTKLAKSGVYSSSPSVIGAYHSAQNQWPAGYGAQPQAWPQVTQAQPQAQNWATPAYTQQQAAYGAYGNAYAQPQVQTSVPQAAAAYGAYPPAYTVQQAYPQQTYVQAATPAIAPAQQPAAAVAPQAYYGTYY; translated from the exons ATGGGTGACAGTGATACAGTGGTGACTCAGACATCTGCATCCACAATGGCATATACATCCACTGAGTACGCCTTAACTGATGCTGTCACTTCTGATGCTGGAGACGTGCCTTCTAATAAAGGAATTGGAGATATGGAAGTTTCTAATGATGCGACGATGGTAGATAATACATCTGAGAACACTCAAAATCCAACTGATGAAAATGCAAATGATGCAAATCATAATCTCGCCAAGGAGGAGGTTCCTACTACAACAAATGATGTTAGTGAAAATGCTGCCACTTCTGCTAGTGAATCAGTGGTTACATCTCAAGTTTCTGCTTATACTTCTTTAAATGGGATTGATACTACTGAATCTAAAAGTGTTGTCTCAGCTGATAATGGCGAGAATGGGACCACATCCATTTCCGATGCTCCTG CATTGTCTGCTGAAGAAGAACGACTCTGGAGCATAGTAAGAGCCAATTCTCTGGAATTTGATGCCTGGACTGCCCTGATAGAAGAGACGGAGAAAGTAGCAGAG GGACACATAGCGAAGATTCGTAAAGTTTATGATGCATTTCTAGCAGAATTTCCTTTGTGTTATGGTTATTGGAAGAAGTATGCAGATCACGAGGAACACATGGGCTCTAGTGACAAAGTTGTTGAGGTCTATGAGCGGGCAGTACAAGGAGTAACCTATTCCGTAGACATGTGGTTGCATTATTGTGTTTTCGCCATTAACACATATGGAGATCCTGACACTATTAGAAG GCTATTCGAACGTGGTTTGGTTTATGTTGGGTCGGACTTCCTATCTTATACTCTTTGGGATAAATACATCGAGTATGAATACACCCAGCAGGAATGGTCTCGTCTTGCCATGATCTACACTCGGATATTAGAGAACCCTAATCAGCAACTGGATCGTTATTTCACCAG CTTCAGGGAATTAGTTGCACATCGGCCTCTGTCGGAGTTAAGAACTGCTGAAGAAACTGCAGCTGCTTCTGCTGCAGCTGCGGTTGGTGGTCCTGGTCACGAAGTTGAGGGGGAGGTTCATCCTAATTCCATGGAGTCTCCTAAATCTGTAAATGCAGGCATAACAGGAGCCGAGGAGTTGGAGAAGTATATCACTGTTAGAGAAGAAATGTATAACAAAGCTAGAGAGTTCCAATCTAAGATCATTGGTTTTGAAACAGCTATAAAGAGGCCTTACTTTCATGTTCGCCCACTAAATCCCGTAGAACTTGAAAACTGGAATAACTATCTTGATTTTATAGAAGCTGAAGATGACTTCCAAAAG GTTGTCAAGCTATACGAGCGATGCCTGATTGCTTGTGCCAATTATCCCGAGTATTGGATTCGATATATTTTGGACATGGAAGCTAGAGGAAGTATAGATCTAGCGGAGAATGCACTTGCTCGTGCTACTCAAGTCTTCGTCAAG AGACGACCCGAGATTCACCTTTTTGCTGCTCGATCTCGGGAGCACTCTGGTGATATTCCAGGGGCACGAGCAGCTTATCAACTAGTGCATGCTGAAATTTCACCAGGTCTCCTGGAAGCAATCGTTAGACATGCAAATATGGAACATCGACTG gGGAATGTCGAAGATGCATGTTCCTTGTATGAACAGGCCATTGCAAttgaaaaaggaaaagaacaTTCCCAGACTTTGCCCCAGTTGTTTGCTCAATACTCTCGATTTGTGTATTTG GTTTGTGGGAAGACGGATAAGGCAAGGGAAATTCTTGAGCAAGCACTTGAGAGCTgccaaccatcaaaatcacttCTGGAG GCAATTATTCATTTTGAAACAATCCAGTCAACGCCAAAACGGATAGAATTTCTTGACCCGTTGATTAATAAATTTATTGCACCCAATCCTGATAATCCTGGCGCGGCAAGTTTTATTGACAGAGAGGAGGTGTCCAGCATCTTTCTAGAG TTTTTGGACAACTTTGGGGATGCTCACTCTGTTAAGAAGGCCGAAGATAGGCATGCCAAACTCTTCTTAGTGCAGAAGAACGCTTCAGAGTCCAAAAAACGTCATGCAGATGACATTCTGCAATCTGAGAAAACGAAGCTAGCAAAATCTGGTGTTTATTCATCCTCCCCGTCAGTGATAGGTGCCTATCATAGTGCTCAAAACCAATGGCCAGCAGGTTATGGTGCACAACCTCAAGCCTGGCCTCAAGTTACGCAAGCCCAACCTCAAGCACAGAACTGGGCCACCCCTGCCTATACCCAGCAGCAG GCTGCATATGGTGCTTATGGAAATGCTTATGCCCAGCCACAAGTACAGACATCTGTGCCCCAAGCTGCTGCTGCTTATGGCGCCTATCCTCCTGCGTACACAGTTCAG CAGGCTTATCCCCAGCAGACTTACGTGCAAGCAGCTACACCAGCAATAGCTCCAGCACAGCAACCTGCTGCTGCTGTTGCCCCGCAAGCTTATTATGGCACTTACTACTGA
- the LOC141671888 gene encoding pre-mRNA-processing factor 39-1 isoform X2 produces the protein MGDSDTVVTQTSASTMAYTSTEYALTDAVTSDAGDVPSNKGIGDMEVSNDATMVDNTSENTQNPTDENANDANHNLAKEEVPTTTNDVSENAATSASESVVTSQVSAYTSLNGIDTTESKSVVSADNGENGTTSISDAPALSAEEERLWSIVRANSLEFDAWTALIEETEKVAEGHIAKIRKVYDAFLAEFPLCYGYWKKYADHEEHMGSSDKVVEVYERAVQGVTYSVDMWLHYCVFAINTYGDPDTIRRLFERGLVYVGSDFLSYTLWDKYIEYEYTQQEWSRLAMIYTRILENPNQQLDRYFTSFRELVAHRPLSELRTAEETAAASAAAAVGGPGHEVEGEVHPNSMESPKSVNAGITGAEELEKYITVREEMYNKAREFQSKIIGFETAIKRPYFHVRPLNPVELENWNNYLDFIEAEDDFQKVVKLYERCLIACANYPEYWIRYILDMEARGSIDLAENALARATQVFVKRRPEIHLFAARSREHSGDIPGARAAYQLVHAEISPGLLEAIVRHANMEHRLGNVEDACSLYEQAIAIEKGKEHSQTLPQLFAQYSRFVYLVCGKTDKAREILEQALESCQPSKSLLEAIIHFETIQSTPKRIEFLDPLINKFIAPNPDNPGAASFIDREEVSSIFLEFLDNFGDAHSVKKAEDRHAKLFLVQKNASESKKRHADDILQSEKTKLAKSGVYSSSPSVIGAYHSAQNQWPAGYGAQPQAWPQVTQAQPQAQNWATPAYTQQQAAYGAYGNAYAQPQVQTSVPQAAAAYGAYPPAYTVQAYPQQTYVQAATPAIAPAQQPAAAVAPQAYYGTYY, from the exons ATGGGTGACAGTGATACAGTGGTGACTCAGACATCTGCATCCACAATGGCATATACATCCACTGAGTACGCCTTAACTGATGCTGTCACTTCTGATGCTGGAGACGTGCCTTCTAATAAAGGAATTGGAGATATGGAAGTTTCTAATGATGCGACGATGGTAGATAATACATCTGAGAACACTCAAAATCCAACTGATGAAAATGCAAATGATGCAAATCATAATCTCGCCAAGGAGGAGGTTCCTACTACAACAAATGATGTTAGTGAAAATGCTGCCACTTCTGCTAGTGAATCAGTGGTTACATCTCAAGTTTCTGCTTATACTTCTTTAAATGGGATTGATACTACTGAATCTAAAAGTGTTGTCTCAGCTGATAATGGCGAGAATGGGACCACATCCATTTCCGATGCTCCTG CATTGTCTGCTGAAGAAGAACGACTCTGGAGCATAGTAAGAGCCAATTCTCTGGAATTTGATGCCTGGACTGCCCTGATAGAAGAGACGGAGAAAGTAGCAGAG GGACACATAGCGAAGATTCGTAAAGTTTATGATGCATTTCTAGCAGAATTTCCTTTGTGTTATGGTTATTGGAAGAAGTATGCAGATCACGAGGAACACATGGGCTCTAGTGACAAAGTTGTTGAGGTCTATGAGCGGGCAGTACAAGGAGTAACCTATTCCGTAGACATGTGGTTGCATTATTGTGTTTTCGCCATTAACACATATGGAGATCCTGACACTATTAGAAG GCTATTCGAACGTGGTTTGGTTTATGTTGGGTCGGACTTCCTATCTTATACTCTTTGGGATAAATACATCGAGTATGAATACACCCAGCAGGAATGGTCTCGTCTTGCCATGATCTACACTCGGATATTAGAGAACCCTAATCAGCAACTGGATCGTTATTTCACCAG CTTCAGGGAATTAGTTGCACATCGGCCTCTGTCGGAGTTAAGAACTGCTGAAGAAACTGCAGCTGCTTCTGCTGCAGCTGCGGTTGGTGGTCCTGGTCACGAAGTTGAGGGGGAGGTTCATCCTAATTCCATGGAGTCTCCTAAATCTGTAAATGCAGGCATAACAGGAGCCGAGGAGTTGGAGAAGTATATCACTGTTAGAGAAGAAATGTATAACAAAGCTAGAGAGTTCCAATCTAAGATCATTGGTTTTGAAACAGCTATAAAGAGGCCTTACTTTCATGTTCGCCCACTAAATCCCGTAGAACTTGAAAACTGGAATAACTATCTTGATTTTATAGAAGCTGAAGATGACTTCCAAAAG GTTGTCAAGCTATACGAGCGATGCCTGATTGCTTGTGCCAATTATCCCGAGTATTGGATTCGATATATTTTGGACATGGAAGCTAGAGGAAGTATAGATCTAGCGGAGAATGCACTTGCTCGTGCTACTCAAGTCTTCGTCAAG AGACGACCCGAGATTCACCTTTTTGCTGCTCGATCTCGGGAGCACTCTGGTGATATTCCAGGGGCACGAGCAGCTTATCAACTAGTGCATGCTGAAATTTCACCAGGTCTCCTGGAAGCAATCGTTAGACATGCAAATATGGAACATCGACTG gGGAATGTCGAAGATGCATGTTCCTTGTATGAACAGGCCATTGCAAttgaaaaaggaaaagaacaTTCCCAGACTTTGCCCCAGTTGTTTGCTCAATACTCTCGATTTGTGTATTTG GTTTGTGGGAAGACGGATAAGGCAAGGGAAATTCTTGAGCAAGCACTTGAGAGCTgccaaccatcaaaatcacttCTGGAG GCAATTATTCATTTTGAAACAATCCAGTCAACGCCAAAACGGATAGAATTTCTTGACCCGTTGATTAATAAATTTATTGCACCCAATCCTGATAATCCTGGCGCGGCAAGTTTTATTGACAGAGAGGAGGTGTCCAGCATCTTTCTAGAG TTTTTGGACAACTTTGGGGATGCTCACTCTGTTAAGAAGGCCGAAGATAGGCATGCCAAACTCTTCTTAGTGCAGAAGAACGCTTCAGAGTCCAAAAAACGTCATGCAGATGACATTCTGCAATCTGAGAAAACGAAGCTAGCAAAATCTGGTGTTTATTCATCCTCCCCGTCAGTGATAGGTGCCTATCATAGTGCTCAAAACCAATGGCCAGCAGGTTATGGTGCACAACCTCAAGCCTGGCCTCAAGTTACGCAAGCCCAACCTCAAGCACAGAACTGGGCCACCCCTGCCTATACCCAGCAGCAG GCTGCATATGGTGCTTATGGAAATGCTTATGCCCAGCCACAAGTACAGACATCTGTGCCCCAAGCTGCTGCTGCTTATGGCGCCTATCCTCCTGCGTACACAGTTCAG GCTTATCCCCAGCAGACTTACGTGCAAGCAGCTACACCAGCAATAGCTCCAGCACAGCAACCTGCTGCTGCTGTTGCCCCGCAAGCTTATTATGGCACTTACTACTGA